The Epinephelus lanceolatus isolate andai-2023 chromosome 8, ASM4190304v1, whole genome shotgun sequence genome includes a window with the following:
- the ano11 gene encoding anoctamin-7 isoform X2, producing the protein MLRKGSELLKGDREVLLDLDYEGEAQTTDSYGSLQNGSFIPPRYLSAAAADEDMAGDDPIYMHCNRKSNQPASQPGNYFRDGRTKIDFVLVWEIRSRRKRRGKGKSEVTGEEGEAAPTEENSRSERKRAQLAQWREKFVQNLESAGLLMEKEETSNEKKTIHFLKISAPWDVLVYYAEELCQRAPLQAQPNLDLNTSARLLKRLCIPNVLMESVPNRPVDYYTCAFRKSKMNRFLGCDNHETYFTNTQRHRIVYEILAGTVYGKRKRAEVGVDRLVNEGVYTAAFPLHEGPFQLPKYEIRPDELNQRQILYHYWARWFKWYKYQPLDHIREYFGEKIALYFAWLGFYTAWLLPAAVVGTLVFVSGVMSMGTNAPAEEICTSGASYLMCPLCNTCKAWNMSEICTMAKLGYLFDHPGTVLFSVFMSFWAVTFLEYWKRKMATLAHHWDCMDFHEEEERPRPEFAATAPTMEPNPVTGVKEPYFPEKTRLSRMFTGSMVIIMMLCVVMIFLVTVVMCRGIISVMMFHTGSPVLRTEAGTIANISSSIVNLGLILLMGRVYTALAEQLTKWEMHRTQTQYDNAFIFKVFIFQFVNFYSSPFYVAFFKGRFVGYPTNYGTLFGMRNEDCGPGGCLIELAEQLFIIMVGKQLINNIQEFIIPKVKAWRQKRTLAKVLGDKASHEPQRWEEDYQLVECEGLFEEYLEMVLQFGFITIFVAAFPLAPLFALLNNWVEIRLDAHKFVCEYRRPVAERAQNIGVWFNILEALSHLSVIANAFLIAFTSDFLPRLLYQYKFGNDLNGYVNFTLAYAPLNYSEYPMCRYKAYRDNNGNYTLFYWELLAVRLGFIIAFEHVVFFVLRAIDWIVPDVPESLELKIKRERYLAKQALAENQEALLEATRPLES; encoded by the exons ATGTTGAGGAAGGGCTCAGAGCTGCtgaagggagacagagaggtccTCCTGGATCTGGACTATGAGGGTGAAGCACAAACCACAGACAGCTATGGGAGTCTGCAGAACGGGAGCTTCATCCCGCCGAGATAT CTTTCAGCCGCAGCTGCTGATGAAGATATGGCTGGAGATGATCCTATTTATATGCACTGTAATAGAAAAAGTAACCAGCCAGCTTCACAGCCGGGGAATTACTTCAGAGATGGAAGAACCAAAATCG ACTTTGTACTGGTGTGGGAGATTCGCTCGCGGAGGAAACGACGAGGGAAGGGGAAGAGTGAGGTGACGGGTGAGGAGGGGGAAGCAGCACCCACCGAGGAGAACAGCAGGTCTGAACGAAAGAGGGCACAGCTGGCACAGTGGCGGGAGAAGTTTGTTCAGAATCTGGAGAGTGCTGGATTGCTCATGGAAAAG GAGGAAACATCGAATGAAAAGAAAACCATACATTTTCTGAAAATCAGCGCTCCATGGGATGTGTTGGTGTATTACGCTGAGGAGCTCTGTCAGAGAGCTCCACTGCAG GCACAGCCAAATCTGGACTTAAACACATCTGCTCGGCTACTGAAAAGACTATGCATACCTAACGTATTGATGGAGTCCGTGCCAAACAGGCCGGTGGACTATTATACATGTGCCTTTCGCAAGTCCAAGATGAACAG GTTCCTTGGCTGTGACAACCATGAAACCTACTTCactaacacacagagacaccgTATT GTGTATGAGATTCTTGCCGGGACGGTGTACGGCAAGAGGAAAAGGGCTGAGGTTGGTGTGGACAGACTGGTAAATGAAGGGGTGTACACAGCAGCTTTCCCCCTACACGAG GGTCCTTTTCAGCTTCCAAAGTATGAGATTCGTCCCGACGAGTTGAACCAGAGGCAGATTCTTTACCACTACTGGGCCCGCTGGTTCAAATGGTACAAGTACCAACCACTGGACCACATCAGGGAGTACTTTGGAGAGAAGATTGCACTCTACTTTGCCTGGCTGG GTTTCTACACAGCCTGGCTGCTGCCGGCAGCTGTGGTTGGAACCCTGGTCTTTGTGTCTGGAGTCATGTCCATGGGTACCAACGCACCTGC TGAAGAAATCTGTACCAGTGGAGCCAGTTATCTGATGTGTCCTCTCTGTAACACATGCAAGGCCTGGAACATGTCTGAAATCTGCACCATGGCCAAG TTGGGCTACTTATTTGACCACCCAGGCACAGTCCtcttcagtgtgttcatgtcCTTCTGGGCCGTAACCTTCCTGGAGTACTGGAAGCGGAAGATGGCCACCTTGGCCCATCATTGGGACTGCATGGACTTCCATGAAGAAGAG GAGCGTCCTCGTCCAGAGTTTGCAGCCACGGCCCCTACGATGGAGCCAAACCCAGTGACAGGGGTGAAAGAGCCCTACTTTCCTGAGAAGACCAGGTTGTCCCGCATGTTCACTGGCTCCATGGTGATCATTATGATG CTGTGTGTGGTGATGATCTTCCTGGTGACAGTGGTCATGTGCCGCGGTATCATCAGTGTGATGATGTTCCATACTGGGAGCCCGGTCCTGCGTACAGAG GCAGGGACTATAGCCAACATCTCCAGCAGTATTGTGAATCTGGGCCTTATCCTGCTGATGGGCCGGGTCTACACTGCATTAGCTGAGCAGCTCACTAAATGGG AGATGCACAGAACACAAACCCAGTATGACAATGccttcatcttcaaggtcttcaTCTTCCAGTTTGTCAATTTCTATTCCTCCCCCTTCTATGTGGCTTTCTTTAAAGGAAG GTTTGTGGGTTACCCCACCAACTATGGGACCTTGTTTGGAATGAGAAATGAAGAT TGTGGTCCCGGGGGTTGCCTTATTGAATTGGCTGAGCAACTCTTCATCATCATGGTGGGAAAGCAACTCATCAACAACATCCAGGAGTTCATTATCCC TAAAGTGAAGGCCTGGCGCCAGAAAAGAACTTTGGCCAAGGTGCTGGGGGATAAGGCATCCCATGAGCCTCAGCGCTGGGAGGAAGACTACCAGCTGGTGGAGTGCGAAGGCCTGTTCGAAGAGTACCTGGAGATGG TGCTCCAGTTTGGGTTCATCACCATCTTCGTGGCAGCGTTCCCCCTCGCTCCGCTCTTCGCCCTCCTCAACAACTGGGTGGAAATCCGTCTGGATGCCCACAAGTTTGTGTGCGAGTACCGCCGGCCGGTGGCTGAGCGCGCCCAGAACATCGGAGTCTGGTTCAACATACTGGAAGCCCTGTCACACCTATCTGTCATCGCCAAT GCTTTCCTAATAGCCTTCACATCAGATTTTTTACCTCGTCTGCTCTACCAGTACAAGTTCGGTAATGATCTCAATGGATACGTCAATTTCACCCTGGCTTACGCCCCACTTAACTACAGCGAATACCCCATGTGCAG atatAAAGCGTACAGAGACAACAATGGAAACTACACACTGTTCTACTGGGAGCTTCTCGCCGTCAGACTTGGCTTTATCATTGCTTTCGAG CATGTGGTGTTCTTTGTCCTGCGAGCCATTGACTGGATCGTGCCCGACGTCCCTGAATCCCTGGAGCTGAAGATTAAGAGGGAGCGCTACCTGGCCAAGCAGGCTCTGGCTGAAAACCAGGAGGCTCTGTTG GAAGCGACGCGTCCTTTAGAATCATGA
- the ano11 gene encoding anoctamin-7 isoform X1 encodes MLRKGSELLKGDREVLLDLDYEGEAQTTDSYGSLQNGSFIPPRYLSAAAADEDMAGDDPIYMHCNRKSNQPASQPGNYFRDGRTKIDFVLVWEIRSRRKRRGKGKSEVTGEEGEAAPTEENSRSERKRAQLAQWREKFVQNLESAGLLMEKEETSNEKKTIHFLKISAPWDVLVYYAEELCQRAPLQAQPNLDLNTSARLLKRLCIPNVLMESVPNRPVDYYTCAFRKSKMNRFLGCDNHETYFTNTQRHRIVYEILAGTVYGKRKRAEVGVDRLVNEGVYTAAFPLHEGPFQLPKYEIRPDELNQRQILYHYWARWFKWYKYQPLDHIREYFGEKIALYFAWLGFYTAWLLPAAVVGTLVFVSGVMSMGTNAPAEEICTSGASYLMCPLCNTCKAWNMSEICTMAKLGYLFDHPGTVLFSVFMSFWAVTFLEYWKRKMATLAHHWDCMDFHEEEERPRPEFAATAPTMEPNPVTGVKEPYFPEKTRLSRMFTGSMVIIMMLCVVMIFLVTVVMCRGIISVMMFHTGSPVLRTEAGTIANISSSIVNLGLILLMGRVYTALAEQLTKWEMHRTQTQYDNAFIFKVFIFQFVNFYSSPFYVAFFKGRFVGYPTNYGTLFGMRNEDCGPGGCLIELAEQLFIIMVGKQLINNIQEFIIPKVKAWRQKRTLAKVLGDKASHEPQRWEEDYQLVECEGLFEEYLEMVLQFGFITIFVAAFPLAPLFALLNNWVEIRLDAHKFVCEYRRPVAERAQNIGVWFNILEALSHLSVIANAFLIAFTSDFLPRLLYQYKFGNDLNGYVNFTLAYAPLNYSEYPMCRYKAYRDNNGNYTLFYWELLAVRLGFIIAFEHVVFFVLRAIDWIVPDVPESLELKIKRERYLAKQALAENQEALLVSRGRGAAPASPGNSSPGSDASFRIMS; translated from the exons ATGTTGAGGAAGGGCTCAGAGCTGCtgaagggagacagagaggtccTCCTGGATCTGGACTATGAGGGTGAAGCACAAACCACAGACAGCTATGGGAGTCTGCAGAACGGGAGCTTCATCCCGCCGAGATAT CTTTCAGCCGCAGCTGCTGATGAAGATATGGCTGGAGATGATCCTATTTATATGCACTGTAATAGAAAAAGTAACCAGCCAGCTTCACAGCCGGGGAATTACTTCAGAGATGGAAGAACCAAAATCG ACTTTGTACTGGTGTGGGAGATTCGCTCGCGGAGGAAACGACGAGGGAAGGGGAAGAGTGAGGTGACGGGTGAGGAGGGGGAAGCAGCACCCACCGAGGAGAACAGCAGGTCTGAACGAAAGAGGGCACAGCTGGCACAGTGGCGGGAGAAGTTTGTTCAGAATCTGGAGAGTGCTGGATTGCTCATGGAAAAG GAGGAAACATCGAATGAAAAGAAAACCATACATTTTCTGAAAATCAGCGCTCCATGGGATGTGTTGGTGTATTACGCTGAGGAGCTCTGTCAGAGAGCTCCACTGCAG GCACAGCCAAATCTGGACTTAAACACATCTGCTCGGCTACTGAAAAGACTATGCATACCTAACGTATTGATGGAGTCCGTGCCAAACAGGCCGGTGGACTATTATACATGTGCCTTTCGCAAGTCCAAGATGAACAG GTTCCTTGGCTGTGACAACCATGAAACCTACTTCactaacacacagagacaccgTATT GTGTATGAGATTCTTGCCGGGACGGTGTACGGCAAGAGGAAAAGGGCTGAGGTTGGTGTGGACAGACTGGTAAATGAAGGGGTGTACACAGCAGCTTTCCCCCTACACGAG GGTCCTTTTCAGCTTCCAAAGTATGAGATTCGTCCCGACGAGTTGAACCAGAGGCAGATTCTTTACCACTACTGGGCCCGCTGGTTCAAATGGTACAAGTACCAACCACTGGACCACATCAGGGAGTACTTTGGAGAGAAGATTGCACTCTACTTTGCCTGGCTGG GTTTCTACACAGCCTGGCTGCTGCCGGCAGCTGTGGTTGGAACCCTGGTCTTTGTGTCTGGAGTCATGTCCATGGGTACCAACGCACCTGC TGAAGAAATCTGTACCAGTGGAGCCAGTTATCTGATGTGTCCTCTCTGTAACACATGCAAGGCCTGGAACATGTCTGAAATCTGCACCATGGCCAAG TTGGGCTACTTATTTGACCACCCAGGCACAGTCCtcttcagtgtgttcatgtcCTTCTGGGCCGTAACCTTCCTGGAGTACTGGAAGCGGAAGATGGCCACCTTGGCCCATCATTGGGACTGCATGGACTTCCATGAAGAAGAG GAGCGTCCTCGTCCAGAGTTTGCAGCCACGGCCCCTACGATGGAGCCAAACCCAGTGACAGGGGTGAAAGAGCCCTACTTTCCTGAGAAGACCAGGTTGTCCCGCATGTTCACTGGCTCCATGGTGATCATTATGATG CTGTGTGTGGTGATGATCTTCCTGGTGACAGTGGTCATGTGCCGCGGTATCATCAGTGTGATGATGTTCCATACTGGGAGCCCGGTCCTGCGTACAGAG GCAGGGACTATAGCCAACATCTCCAGCAGTATTGTGAATCTGGGCCTTATCCTGCTGATGGGCCGGGTCTACACTGCATTAGCTGAGCAGCTCACTAAATGGG AGATGCACAGAACACAAACCCAGTATGACAATGccttcatcttcaaggtcttcaTCTTCCAGTTTGTCAATTTCTATTCCTCCCCCTTCTATGTGGCTTTCTTTAAAGGAAG GTTTGTGGGTTACCCCACCAACTATGGGACCTTGTTTGGAATGAGAAATGAAGAT TGTGGTCCCGGGGGTTGCCTTATTGAATTGGCTGAGCAACTCTTCATCATCATGGTGGGAAAGCAACTCATCAACAACATCCAGGAGTTCATTATCCC TAAAGTGAAGGCCTGGCGCCAGAAAAGAACTTTGGCCAAGGTGCTGGGGGATAAGGCATCCCATGAGCCTCAGCGCTGGGAGGAAGACTACCAGCTGGTGGAGTGCGAAGGCCTGTTCGAAGAGTACCTGGAGATGG TGCTCCAGTTTGGGTTCATCACCATCTTCGTGGCAGCGTTCCCCCTCGCTCCGCTCTTCGCCCTCCTCAACAACTGGGTGGAAATCCGTCTGGATGCCCACAAGTTTGTGTGCGAGTACCGCCGGCCGGTGGCTGAGCGCGCCCAGAACATCGGAGTCTGGTTCAACATACTGGAAGCCCTGTCACACCTATCTGTCATCGCCAAT GCTTTCCTAATAGCCTTCACATCAGATTTTTTACCTCGTCTGCTCTACCAGTACAAGTTCGGTAATGATCTCAATGGATACGTCAATTTCACCCTGGCTTACGCCCCACTTAACTACAGCGAATACCCCATGTGCAG atatAAAGCGTACAGAGACAACAATGGAAACTACACACTGTTCTACTGGGAGCTTCTCGCCGTCAGACTTGGCTTTATCATTGCTTTCGAG CATGTGGTGTTCTTTGTCCTGCGAGCCATTGACTGGATCGTGCCCGACGTCCCTGAATCCCTGGAGCTGAAGATTAAGAGGGAGCGCTACCTGGCCAAGCAGGCTCTGGCTGAAAACCAGGAGGCTCTGTTGGTGAGTCGAGGCCGAGGGGCCGCCCCTGCCAGTCCAGGCAACTCCAGCCCAG GAAGCGACGCGTCCTTTAGAATCATGAGTTAG